The following proteins come from a genomic window of Gemmatimonadota bacterium:
- a CDS encoding acetamidase/formamidase family protein → MMVHHFEPTGYHTTMGSHEPALRVKDGDTVVTSTVDARGKDRSDKPVTPPGNPQTGPFHVEGAEPGDTLAVHLDRLTPNRPFGWTRPLVAPNVLDPDYVRETAGEIKSRDDLCRWEIDLERRTVTLVDPDDTRLERMSLPLAPMTGCFGVAPDKGQAISTATSASHGGNMDYRGFVEGVTAYFPVFAPGALFHIGDGHAVQGDGEIVGTGVEISFDVQFTFRVLKGKQSAWPRGENAEYLFTAGNARPLDQCVQHATTEMLRWLQADYGLDTRAAHTLLGQCVEYDMGNVFDPAYTMVCKVRKDLLEGLGIDTRSVHAELAEA, encoded by the coding sequence ATCATGGTCCACCACTTCGAACCCACTGGCTATCACACCACCATGGGTTCCCATGAACCCGCCCTGCGCGTGAAGGACGGGGATACCGTCGTCACGTCGACGGTCGACGCCCGGGGGAAGGACCGCTCCGACAAGCCCGTGACGCCTCCGGGCAATCCACAGACGGGCCCCTTTCACGTCGAAGGCGCCGAACCGGGCGACACGCTCGCCGTACACCTGGACCGGCTCACGCCCAACCGCCCCTTCGGCTGGACCCGTCCGCTCGTGGCGCCCAATGTGCTCGATCCCGATTACGTGCGGGAGACCGCAGGGGAGATCAAAAGCCGGGACGACCTCTGCCGCTGGGAAATCGACCTGGAGCGGAGGACGGTCACGCTGGTCGACCCGGACGACACCCGGCTCGAACGGATGTCCCTGCCCCTGGCGCCCATGACGGGATGTTTCGGTGTAGCGCCGGACAAGGGCCAGGCGATCTCGACGGCCACGTCCGCCAGCCACGGGGGAAACATGGACTACCGTGGATTCGTGGAAGGCGTCACCGCGTACTTCCCCGTGTTCGCGCCCGGCGCCCTGTTCCACATCGGCGACGGCCACGCGGTGCAGGGCGACGGAGAGATCGTCGGCACGGGCGTCGAGATCTCCTTCGACGTGCAATTCACCTTCAGGGTGCTCAAGGGAAAGCAAAGCGCCTGGCCCCGCGGCGAGAACGCGGAATACCTGTTCACGGCGGGCAACGCCCGTCCCCTCGACCAGTGCGTCCAGCACGCGACCACGGAGATGCTGCGCTGGCTGCAGGCCGACTACGGACTCGATACGCGGGCGGCCCACACGCTGCTCGGCCAATGCGTCGAATATGACATGGGGAACGTGTTCGATCCCGCCTACACCATGGTATGCAAGGTCCGGAAAGACCTGCTCGAGGGACTGGGCATCGACACCCGGTCGGTACACGCCGAGTTGGCCGAGGCCTGA